The Mytilus trossulus isolate FHL-02 chromosome 3, PNRI_Mtr1.1.1.hap1, whole genome shotgun sequence genome contains a region encoding:
- the LOC134709981 gene encoding complex I intermediate-associated protein 30, mitochondrial-like: MSVLTRQILQLCSRCHTPLITSVNFIHEIDRKGGYNHRVERPVKERLKEGYEIFKKDIKVFGEEMKDKWREDRMLIANHNDYEYFWKFDGAKTLEPWVVTSDRDNLEGFSKAEMALSKNNKALFHGYISQRLPKDGVLTSTGYANMRSPLKTRSFQRQEPYDWSMFTHLILRVRGDGRPYQLCILMHRYFDVQWFDMYNYTLFTRGGPYWQIAKIPFSKFYLSHKGRILDDQRKIDLDNVRNFGITLADSVEGPFQLEVDYIGLINDESHAEEFAYELYRHEFITL; encoded by the exons ATGTCAGTCCTGACAAGACAGATTTTACAGCTGTGTTCTAGATGTCACACTCCATTGATTACATCAGTAAATTTTATTCATGAGATAGACCGCAAAGGAGGATATAACCACAGGGTTGAACGTCCTGTCAAGGAAAGGTTAAAAGAAGggtatgaaattttcaaaaaagacaTCAAAGTTTTCGGTGAAGAAATGAAAGACAAATGGAGAGAAGATAGGATGCTAATAGCAAATCATAATGATTATgaatatttttggaaatttgaTGGTGCTAAAACTTTAGAACCCTGGGTTGTTACATCTGACAGAGACAATTTAGAAGGCTTCAGCAAGGCTGAGATGGCCCTTAGTAAAAATAACAAGGCCTTATTTCATGGGTATATATCTCAAAGACTTCCTAAAGATGGCGTCCTTACAAGTACAGGCTACGCTAATATGAGGTCACCTCTCAAAACG agaTCATTTCAAAGACAAGAACCGTATGATTGGAGTATGTTTACACATCTGATATTGCGTGTAAGGGGAGATGGACGCCCATATCAGTTGTGTATATTGATGCACCGATACTTTGATGTTCAGTGGTTTGACATGTATAACTACACATTGTTTACTAGAGGTGGCCCTTACTGGCAGATAGCTAAA attcctTTCTCAAAGTTTTATTTGTCTCATAAAGGTAGAATATTAGACGACCAGAGGAAGATTGACTTAGATAATGTGCGTAATTTTGGAATAACTCTTGCCGATAGTGTTGAAGGACCGTTTCAGTTAGAAGTGGATTATATTGGGTTAATCAATGATGAAAGTCATGCAGAAGAGTTTGCATATGAATTGTATCGTCATGAATTTATTACGTtgtga